Part of the Pseudodesulfovibrio hydrargyri genome is shown below.
ACGGGGAAGACTCCCCATCGCGCCCCTTTATACAAGGGGATGAAGGCGGTGTCGCGCGGGCCGTAGACCATGGGCGGCCGGACGATGCCGAGGGCGAGATCGCGGCGCAGTCCGCCGAGAATGGATTCCGACTCCAGCTTGGCCCTGACCGAAATCAAGGCCGACGACGTTCAGGACATCGAGAACTTCCTCGACCTCGTTGACGAGTTCCAGGACAGCGAGCTTCCGGCATCGTATGTGAAGGAAAAGACGGCATTGTATCACCGACGTATGGAGTTCGAGCAGACTCTCATGGATGTGGCCGATGTCGTGGACGCGGGCGAAACCTTTGACGCCGCCACGCTGGAGGAAGCGGAAGGCATTCTAAAGAAGAGCGTCGAGAACTACAAACCGCTCGTGTGCACGAAGCCCAAATCCGTAGCCGATGAAATGAGCGAGTTCGTGGAGTTCATCCAGAAGCCCGACGAGCGCAAGGTCGTTCCCACCGGCTTTCCGAGACTGGATGAATACCTCAACGACGGTCTGGTCGAGAAGACCCTCACAGTCCTGCTCGCCACCACCCACCGGAGGCAAGACCGCGACCATGCAGAACATGGCGTACCGCCAAGCCCTCAAAGGGTACAACGTCCTCTTCGTCACCCTTGAGGACAGCAAGGAAGCGTGCATGTTCAAGCAGCTCGCTCTCATGACCGATATCATCCTGTTGAATCTCCAGTCGGTTCACAGGGAAAGAAAGCAGGAGCAGCTTGAGAGCACCATGCCCGAGTTGAAAAAGCAGCTTGCGGACATGGGCCAGTTGTGGATCGTGGACCGAAGCGAACGAGAGTTCCGCGTCAGCGATTTGCGAGCGATCATCCATGAGGTCGGCGTTGAAAATATCGACGTCATCTATGTGGACTACATAGGCAAGATCATGCCGCCGATCGGCATGAGAACGACCACCATGTATGAAGGCCCCAAGGAAGTGGCGGCCAGCCTGAGAAGGCTCGCCATGGAAACCGCGATCCCCACCGTCACCGCAGCCCAGATCAACCGAGGCGGCATGAACAAAAAGCTCGACGAGTTGGGCATGGATTCCGTCAGTGAATCGATCGCCATCATGCACTCGACGGACGTGGCGATCATCCTTGCCAACTACGAGGACCAGGAACGCACGTACCTGAACGAGCGCCGATACAAGATCGTGAAGAATCGTATCGCCGGAAAGCATGGCCTGGGCGGCAGTTTTTACTGGGACCTCGGCACATTGAAGATATTCGATGAGTCCGAACTCGATAAATGGCTCAAATACGCCAGGATCACCGGCGACAATCGAGATGTCCTCCAGCCCGACAATGCCGAGGACCAAGGTACGACAAAAGGAACGACGGTCGAAGGCACCGTCACGATTGAAACCATTAACAAGGAGATGCAGTAATGCTGACCGAAAAAGATCGAGAAGAACAAAGAAAGATGTACCGGACTGCCCACCTCGGCGGCACCGGGCGGCAAAGGCCCGAATAAGCCGAAGGCTCTCACGCTGAAAGATTCCGAGCCGAAGAGGAAGAAGAACCCCAAGTATACCTACACGGTCTTCTACAACCGCATCTACGATGCCTTCATGGCGCAAAAGCCCAACGGCTCCGAATGGGCCGTGTTCATGTACACCTACAGGGAAACCGTGGGATACCAGGGGCGCACCATCGACTTCAAGTCGGTCAATGTCGCGCACATGACCGGCCATGATCCGAGAACCGTCGACAAGGCCTACAAGGCTCTCCATGACGCCAACATCATCGAGAGCACACGGACGAAAAACCGGCGTCCGAGTCAACTTCAGCACGAGTAAATGGGGCCAGTTGAGGTAACAGCCTCCAACCCGAAAGCCAGAGCCCGGAGGAAGCACAATCCTTCGGGCTTTTTCATGCCCTACTCCAGCTCCTTCAGCCTGGCAGCCAGCACCACATACGAGTTGAGATTCTTGCTATCGATGCTCCCCAACAAAAGGCACATCAGGGCCATTACGTGGTTCAATCGCTGAACATCATTTTCGGCCTGGCCGATATCCCTGGACGATCTTTCGAGCCTTGGCCAGCACAGCCAGGGAAGACGTTTCACCCTTGTCGGCCAACAGGTCCGAAATCCCCACTCCGTCCACTACGGGCAGTTCGTTTTCACCATCCAGATATTTCAGCACAATCTCATCGGACATGATCTCTCCTCGCTCCAAGGTTGAAGCTACTCCTTGGCAGCCGATTTATTTATACGGACGGGGATGCACGGGAGAGCACGAGGGCCACATGAGCCACTTTTCATCAACCGAGAGAACAAGAACAAGCAACTGACGAGACCGCACGAGGGATCATGCGGCCTCGACCTTGAATTCATTTCGGGGGATTAACGAAGGCAGGAATATACAACCCGCAAAAGCTGTATACTTTTAATAACGAAGGACAGTTAGGGGCTACCTCAGCACATCCGACACGAGCCGATGGACAAGTCGGACCTCGTCATCGTCGGCTTCATCCAGCATCCCGCCTATATCCTTAATCAAATAGGCCCGGTCTTCCATATGGGCATTGTCGAGAAGGCTACCGATAGGGACCTCAAGGGCCTCGGCTATCTTTTCGAGTTTTTCGATTGAAACATTACACTCAGCCCGTTCAACCTCGCCCAGATACTTGCCGCTTGAGCCAAACCGCTCGGCGACACTGTCTTGAGACAAGTTTCGAGCAATCCGTAGCTCACGAATTCGATTTCCCAACCTGACTTTAAGATCCGACATGCCTACCTCCAATACATAAGTATAGGTGGCAAACAAGCGAACTAAACCCTCTATACGTGTTTACTTTCTCAAATTTACCACTTATAAAGGGTCAACGCAGCCATTTAGCCACCTGGAGGTTGTGAGGAGCAAAACCTCGACCTCAGACTGAAAAAGGAGAAAGCATGTCCGCCACCAAGGAAGAGTTCGTCAAGATCATGGAACAACGGATCGGAGCCGATCCCAACCAACTCGACATTCCCAATGCCCGGTTGGTGAAATTCGTCAACGACTTCGTTGATACCGAAGGCAGTAAATATCTGGACTACGGCCTCATCAATTGGGGCATCGGCATCCTCTTCTGGGGAATCCCCCTTGCCTTCCGGCAGATTACTCCCAAAGCCATCGTCCATGAACTTGACCACGGCAAGGCCATCGATCTCGACAAGCTCTATGCGGCTCATTCCGAGTGGATCAACATGGACATCAACCGAGAGATACCCCTCCTCTTCCACAAGATCGGCGCGATGAGTCCAAGCTGCGTCCTGCTCACCAACACGACTCTCTACTACAACATGCCGAGGTCGAAGAAATCCGGTGACGCCAAGCAGCAGACCATGGGCAAGATAGACATCGCCGATATCACCCAATTCGATACCAAGCCGCACTCCATCATGGATATGATTACCCTGACCGTGAACAACAACGAGATCGGCGCATTCAACTGCAAGAAGGCGCACGGCAAGTCGGCCAA
Proteins encoded:
- a CDS encoding DnaB-like helicase C-terminal domain-containing protein — encoded protein: MQNMAYRQALKGYNVLFVTLEDSKEACMFKQLALMTDIILLNLQSVHRERKQEQLESTMPELKKQLADMGQLWIVDRSEREFRVSDLRAIIHEVGVENIDVIYVDYIGKIMPPIGMRTTTMYEGPKEVAASLRRLAMETAIPTVTAAQINRGGMNKKLDELGMDSVSESIAIMHSTDVAIILANYEDQERTYLNERRYKIVKNRIAGKHGLGGSFYWDLGTLKIFDESELDKWLKYARITGDNRDVLQPDNAEDQGTTKGTTVEGTVTIETINKEMQ
- a CDS encoding replication protein; amino-acid sequence: MKDSEPKRKKNPKYTYTVFYNRIYDAFMAQKPNGSEWAVFMYTYRETVGYQGRTIDFKSVNVAHMTGHDPRTVDKAYKALHDANIIESTRTKNRRPSQLQHE
- a CDS encoding helix-turn-helix domain-containing protein; protein product: MSDLKVRLGNRIRELRIARNLSQDSVAERFGSSGKYLGEVERAECNVSIEKLEKIAEALEVPIGSLLDNAHMEDRAYLIKDIGGMLDEADDDEVRLVHRLVSDVLR